The stretch of DNA GACATTCACCTTCTTTCTTCTAGGCATGTACTGGCGGGCTAGTATCATTGACGTCTTACAATAAATGTCATCTTCTTTCAGACAtgcaatgttttaatgcaatCCAAGAAGCGCGATTTATTCAGTCGCATTGATTATTACTGTGCATGTTAACGTAGTCATTGAATCCTTGCAATTTGGACACTCGAAGGAATCGACCTTGCCAAAAAGAGGCAAAAAGTTGTGTATGCAGGAAGTATatacagtttgtgtttgtgtagtttttaaatgttgtttcaCATACTTTTTAACATTAGGAAGTGATACTTATGTCAACCCTCGTCCCTCGTTAATAAACCATTTTTAAGTGAACTGCAGTTAAATGTAGTATAATCTGTTCTATCAGGTTAATTGGACTTCACGTTCTAGCGGCACTGAGGTATAGAATGCCTTCGTGCTCGGCTTACGGTTGCACTAACCGTTCACAAGACGCAAGGAAGATCGGGGTGACATTTCACAGGTGGGCTACttgatttttattcttttttttgttgttgttaagaTGGCTCTGTGGCTATCATTCATTGTTATAGCTGTTAATCAAACTATCTAGCGACACAGTAAGTGGCATCTGTATTCATGTTTTCGGGGAAAACAGATTTCCGAAGGATCCTCGGAGAGTCCGAGAATGGGTGGTTCGGATGAAGTGGGACAAGTGGACACCAACACCAAATTCTCGTGTGTGCTCTCGCCATTTTGAAGAGAAGTACTTGGACAGAAGTCAGGCGACAGTTCGTCTTCATGAGAAGGCTGTGCCTACTATCTTTTCATTCCCTGCTCGCTTTCAGAAGGTGAAGCATTTTATCTGCACTTTAAGTGCTTCTTTATAGATCTTCTGCTTGTGTCTTAGGTATAGGctagtttttaaattaatattaatattatattaatattgataATGTCAATAAGTGTATTAGGTCCGTTGTTTGATGTATGTGCGTCAGTATAAGGCTCAGTTCCTACCTCATTCCGTATACATTAAACTGTATTCTAATTTAGTAGATTAACTAATGCATTTGCTTGATAAGTTGTTTTTTGGTCAATATACCCTCGGTTTAATAAAACATCTCTGCATATTCTCACTCTAGAAAATATTTAACTATGCCAGTCAGTCCATCCCTTAGAttgaacatgttttatttgtataaatttGGGTAACCAAAAGAAATACTGTGAAATTGTGAAACTTGAAATCCTGTGAATTTTAAGTTTCAAGCTATtgaccagaggtggaaaactccagcttcagaaagtaaaaatcctgccacgtatttgttgtagccattcactaaacaacgtgatttcactaattagctcctctacctggctgaagagttgtgctaattaaattcagctggtgtagtgcatgggtggaacaaatacgtggcaggacttttactttctgaagccggggttttccacctctgctatTGACACAACACAAACCTGATTGTTCGATTACAATCTTACCACTTGGAATCCAagcatttcacatttgtatGAATATAATCTTTTTTCTGTCCTCTATGTATTTAGAAGTCTGTTCCACGAAAGTTCCGCAAAAGGGAGGTGAGCGCTGGAAGCACAGAGAGTCCAGGATCCGCTCCAGAGTCGAGTCCCGGCAATGCAAGCAGCATTAACAGGCCAACGCTAAATGTTACTGCCATTGACCACAATTATGCCTTGATGGAGTCTGCGGTGAAACTGAAACACAGACTCAACCACATGTGTGACCAGCTGGAGCTTTGCcaaaagaaactgaaactgGCACAGCAGAAAGTTCAACGGCTGACAAAGAGGGTCTCTCGGATGTCGTCCATCATACAGAGTCAAAAGGAAGGGAGGACTGTGTCCGCTAACAGCGCTGACGTGCGCCAGGTAGCTGTAGCTCCTAACGAGGAGATGGCCTTAGACCACAGCTCTGATGAAATGAACATGGAGGACCCTCCCTGACTGCTCAACAGCATTCACCACCACCACTAACTCTGGGTAAGGATGAGACGCATTGTTTTCTAAAGGTAGTTAGTGTAATTTAATAAGTATTATTCATAGCAATTATTCATACATTTGTAGATCAGAGTTTAGTGTCACAGACAGCATCCTCATTAGGGAGAAATGTATGCCTATATccctatatatttttttagggTTCATAGATAGCGTAGCTAGCTATATTGTATTTGCTCACCACTGTCTTTGACTCTGAAATGGTGAAACTGTTCAGTGAAATCTTGGCATGTTAATATCAAAGTGTGTGTGgaaaatacatgcacatttttggTTGCATGAGTTTTGTAGCAATGTAAcagtgatttgatttttttttcctcttcttacCTGTAGGTtggccattttaaaatgaaaacatggaaGAGAGGGGAGCGGGTTAAGGTGTAAGTGTGAATCCAAgtgcatttcaaacattctTCCATTGCAACATCACAAAACACCCAGATAGGACTTTTTAATGATTCCAGAACATCAAAAGGCGTGACAGCAAGAACACAACATGAGGCATCATAGCTAAAGGGaccaagatttaaaaaaataaattaaaaaccatTCTCTGATGACAGCTTGAGCTTTCTCTCACCTGCAGATAAACATGAATGGGTTATTTTAGTAATTATTTAGCTTTGGAGGTCAAGTGCATTCCTTGTGAAAGctatgtaaattatttaatattttttcttcagtagGGGTAATATTAAAGTAACTATGACCTGATTGTACCCAATCCCTGCTCTCACAATCTTCACAGTTCTCATAATAGCTTGATCAGTGAGTGCGGAAATATAATGGCATGTAATGTGTTTTCACAGCCGCAAGAATTTGGATCGTCGGGCACAGCATCATGAGCTttggagagagaagagggcaAAGGAGAAACTCTTGAAAAATTTTGGAGGTTAAATTTGGTTGTCAGTCAGTTTTGGCACAGCATGGAGTGgtggtgttctctctctctgctttgtttGAGCTGCTCTCCTCTTTAGCTGCCCCCAGTATCTCAGTCATCCATTCGAGGGGGAATTGTTAAAACACATGGAAAGCACTTTGACCCAAGTGTGTGAGAGGTTTCCTGTAATGAAGATCATGTTCTCGTGCATCACCCATGGATGAGTGTGAAGAAGATCAAATCCAAAGATTAATGAGGCACTTAAATGGGTGAACAGTGAATGTTTGTGAAGGGTTTAAGGGGAAAATCgaaatgctttcaaatgaaGAACAATCCGCCTGGGTATGTTAGGAGCAACGGTCCATTTCATTGATCTCGGCAATTACATATTCCTCAAAAATTTCAATCTTGGGATTGATTATCTTTACATTTATCTTTATCTACACTGCTTTTATATTGGAAAATGCAGGTAATGGACAAAGAATTGTCAGGAGGGCATTAGTCCATTGTGTGCAGCCAGGACAGTCTGGATAGGATGTGACAGCCAGCGAGGGTCTGGCACCATCGTTCCACAAGCAGGACACCCTGGGCTGTTACCACATGTGCCTCCTCCATGTTACGGAAGTACTGAACCTGAAAATGGGCATGGCAGGGTGCTGGGAGCAGTTTGTGGACAGCAACCCTGTTGTACCCAGCCCCATGAGAGTACCTGCAGATGGTACAGGGTATTCCTAGCCCCACCTTGAACTCATTTCATGGAGTTTCTCCACCAGTGAAAACAGTTTGAAAACTGTTTTGCCTGGCAGCTTGGACTTTGATACTGGGAAgatatttgcatatttcatagACCATGAATTTGTGGCGGCCACATAATTCAACTGTTGTATGGCCTTTGTTCCCTGGTTTTTGTCTACCATCTGTAgcttcatttttgttgttttcacaaaaataaaatgacaaaaaacgcACTATTTTATCTGTGTACAATATTATTGGGGTAAGACAAAATTCTGTTCGTCTGaatgaaaaaagctgaaatggaaAATTTTTCTGTGGTCATTAATATATTGATTTAGAGAGGTGTAGTGCTTGGTCGAGTGGCTGCACATTAAAGTTTAAGCACAGTTTGACACTTAGTGCTTGAGAATGGACTATGATTGAAGTGGAAATGGGgcctttatttaaataaaactgagcCATAAAGTGCTGAGCCAAATTCTTGTTAATATCATGTAAATGCATGAaagtatgaatattttaaatgcagtgttctGAACAGCAACTAAAGGCATATCAGCACATCTGTATGGTTTGATTTGAACCAGCTCCACGTTGTTGAAAGGTTTATTCCATGTAAGGGTTTCAGAAACgatttttcatttgataccTCTGTGATTAGTAGGCCTTGTTTAAGAGGTGTATAGGCAGGAGGTTTTTATTGCCAAATCTCTAACCACTTCCTGCTTACACCCTTTTAACTCTAGTGTGCTGTGCCATGACAAATTAGAAAAGGTCTTAGTTCTTGTGTCTGCACTGTCAGGCAACCCTGATGAGCACAAgctactgtatacttgtattgGGTaaaagggttagggttagatggCACAGATGTTAATGTTTGTAATAAGTCAGACCTTGGGGCCAAGTGAAACTTTgcagatggcatacctgccaatCCATGCATGTGTGACAAGGATACATGATTTGCCACATTTGACCTCCCCACATTTTGTCATATCTCCTTTTGCCACTCTTGAAGCCATTAATTTAAATTCTAAGTATCATTTTACACAAGTTTGAAGACATTTTATGATATTATCACATCATGATAGCCTCTCTACGCTGAGCACACATAACACTGGAGGTGGTCACATTCTTTCACAATATGGCATTCCAACATTTAACCGGAACATTTATCATAAATTCACATTTATCAGTGGATGAagacagtgagcagtgagcaacAGGAATGGCTAATTCAGTTACGAAGTTACTAATTAACCTGCCTTCAGGGAAATGGTGTAGAATTACACCACCTCAACCTTTGTACGACATGCCTCCATTTGCAAAAGCCTGAGAACACCTACACTATTTGTAGGTCTTGTAAGGAGTTAGGGAACAGATTGAGCTCAGGACAATACAAGCTGCGACCAGGTATGTAAATTGTATTGTTAGCTTCAAGTAAGACAaagacacatttgaaatattgaaagaaTTTTGGTTGCAGTTGCTTTGGTTAAAATCCAATGGTGGTCATATGACAGTTGCGTGACTTGATCACGGGTTGTTATGCTCTGTATCTAGGCACTCCTCAGAGTAACCATATCTTCAGTTTCTTATTGAAATATTCTATTTTGCATACTAGCACTGTTGTTACAGctctctttttgtctgtttgaaatTAACAttggctgctgtgctgtgttaatTTTCACTTTTGGGATTTCACTATCAGTActcttaaaaatgttaaatggaaGCAGTGTTTCCTTAGACGGGGGCatcatttaaacatgtaaatgaatcaAGTCTTCATTGAATCATTTGTGTCAGCatcaaaaagtacatttttgtgaGCAAACCAGTCTTGTTTGTCATATAATGCTGTAACAGTTATCTTTAACCTTATATTTCAAGACTGACCCAGAGTTGTTTGAGCTTTTTACTTGAAATTGTGCCAGTCGTTTTTCATATATCAATTGTAGCCAGAGCAGTAGTCGCCAGTTAACTTCTGGTAAAACAGGGTTTGTACAAATCAGTGGCATGTTTTGGGTTTCGCTGACTGTGAGTCCAATGGAAAGACAGAGGTCTAGGGTGACCTGAATGGCTGATCCCAATTCTGCTCTGCCAGGTTCATATTGGATGGGCTAACCGTGTGTTCAGTTTGCTTGAGTGTCCAGAAGGGCAATGTGCAAATAGATGGGGCAGGGGGAGCTTAGCTTGGCCTTGGATAGGTCACTTGCAAGGAACTTCCTGTGGGACATGCCGACCCACTTGTTTATAGTGTGGAAAAAACTGTACAGTGCTCCACTTTTTCTGGGCTGGTAAAGAtaacctttgtgtgtgtgtgtgtgtgtgtgtgtgtgtgtgtgtgtgtgtccgtgcgtgtgtgtgtgttgtgtgggtgggtggtggaATGGGGGGTCGTTGCAGTAGTTTCTGATGAGTTCCAATTATGGGAGGCAGAAGACTTACCTTTAAATCAATCAGTGGTCCTGAGGCTGTTATTCATGATTGATCAGCTCACCATTTCTAAAATGTACCACCCATCACCTGATTccttttaataataattctgtctaatgtgatgtgatgtttgTTTCAAATAATAATGATCAACTTAATTGTCCAAAAAGCAACAACAGGCTTTGGAGAATTACCAAATCAAGGTAAGTTTTCTGCTTCCTGTACTTCATATCTCATCAGCCATAACTGGCActggtgcatcatgggagattCCTCTGTATACAGCAGCTCccagttgtgtgtgtttttgctctgGTGACAGTGTCCATGAGCTGTGTTAACAGCCAGCTGTATGGAGTTTAAAATCAGAAGAGGGCAGCAGGTGGCATGGCAGACCGACCTCCAAGAAAATGTTGCCTCAGCCAAAAAAAGCCCTGGCAGTGAAGGAATGTGGGATTAAAGTGCACTCCTAACACACATTTACCCATAGGGTTACTCATCAGCTTCAACAGTGTTCTCCTTCAGTGTAAATTTTCATCACGTGTACATTTCCTTTCAgggtaaaaatgtgtttggtctGCAAAAATGGTACCAAAAAGCATGAGgacatagatttttttattttattttatttaacctttatttcaccaggcttgtcccattgagattaaaatctattttacaagagagacctggccaagaaaagcagcacattaagcttcagacaaaacaagacaacataagtataaaaaaagatttaaaaagattaatatTGATACTCCAAATCAAGGGAACTTCAACGGTGTGTGCAATGGTGTGTCTGAGAATTACAAGTAAAGACTGGGTCATCAGGATACATGTGCTCATTTCTTTGTTGTGATGTCTCAATACTCTGTACCCCATTTCCCTGAAGATATAACACATCACAAACATTCCTTGTAGCAGTAGTATTGATCATAAGACAGGACATTGCAGAAATTCCAGAGGTCTCATCAGATAGTATTGAGCTTATACAATGAAGCCTTAGATATTCTATATATTGATCAGTCAGCTCAGAAGACAACATATTgaacattctgtctctgccatcgTTAAAGCTAcaagtgttttgatttcattataAACATTCTTGAAGGGCCTTGGTCTAAAGCAGATCATCCATGGGAATGCGTAGGAACATAGTAGCAGAACTTTCTGTTCCCAACTAGAATCTCCTAGATGGGGGACAGAAAGAAGGCTGGacctgaatatctggtcataacaaaacatctgtgttttcaATATGGCAGGGAGGGCATAGAGGTCATAACCACAAAGTGGCTGCTTCTGCTGCTCTAGTGCTTTGCCCTGCTGCTTATTGTATGTTTCCTGTTCCTGCAGGAAGTGGGTAAGCATGGGTTCCTTGGGCCTCATCCTCGGTGTAGTAATGTGTCTCTGGGGGCTGGCTGCCGGCAGCGTACCTCAGATTGTTGGCCCGTGTGTCATCAGTGCAAGAGAGGTAGGTGAGATTGCATGGATTTTACATCAGTAATAAACAGGAAGGATATGACTGTTGGGTCCGTACCAAGCTGGTACTTTCATTTGACCATAAAAGAATGCAAAGTTCTTCTAAATTaggtaataataaaatgtttaagatGTGACACACATATAGTCTTTATGATGAAGTTTTCTTGCAGAGTTATTGCTAACTCACAAAATAACTTTTGACTATTTTAGATAAAGTGCACTGTAGCACTGTATTGTATGTGTAGTTTTTTCTTGGTAGCAGTCTTTTCTGGCGACTTTCATTGTAGATAATCACTTCTGTGCCATTTCAGTAtgacaataaaatgacagatttttttgttttattttttcttgattttcttggtcacttttttttccaatgaaatgAGAGTTTGCCCATTAAACATTAGGAGAACTTTATTAATAGGATATGTGCTGTAACGCTAATATTTTATTAAGCAAATTGTTATTTTGCTtgtcacatttaatttattttaatttcattttgctaTATCAGATTGGAGCTTTCAGATTGCATGTAATTATATTGTAGTGGTCTTTAAGTTGAAATATCAAGTTTAATTTATGTGGCAACGTTTGTACAATATCAATGCCCAAAAAACCTAAACTTTAAGTGAATTCCACAGACTGCAAATGTAAGCCTATTCCCATTTGTGAGATATATTCCCATATATTTTCACAAGCCATCCTTCAACTGCAGTCAGAGGAAGCTCACCAAGATCCCTGTTGAGATTTGGCCCAACGTGACCGTGCTGGACCTGTCTCAGAACCCCCTGAACCTCAGTCGGGCCGAAACCCTGAGGGACCTTCGGCGGTTCAGCCACTTGGCTCTGCTGAACCTGTCGGGCAGCTacctccccctgctggagacGGACGGCCTCAGCAACCTGCCGCTCCTGCGCGTGCTGGACCTCAGCAGGTGCCAGCTGGAGGCTGTAAAGTCTGACGCCTTCCGGAACCTTCCGAAGTTAGAGACGCTGCTGCTGGGGAACAACAGGCTGCGCGACCCCTTATCCTCTGCCCTCCGAGACTTAACCTCCCTGTCCTTCCTTGACCTCCGTGGAAACGTTCAACTCAAAGACGCCCCGCCAGCTTGGCTAAAGGGAGTACGGACCGTCCTTTGGCCTGGAGGCCGCCACAGCTTGGTCCCGTCTGAAGGTGGGTCATGACCTCTCTCAGAATGTCCAGGAAAGCCTGTTTCATCTTGAGTGCTATGGCAGGAAATGAGCGTGTGGCATACTGACTGATAGCTGGTGTAACATGCTTGCCCTCTGATAGGTGTCACGAGCTTTCACAGGAAACtgctgatggaggaggagagcactACTGCAGGCAATAACAGTAAGATCGCCGCTCCTTCCTTTTCGTTTTAAGCTCTCCCAAACTAAACATAACTGTGGTCCACTCAAGTGTGAAACAGTGGTGAAGGTTTATTGAATTTTAGAAGGAATTCTTTTACATTGGCTTAAGCTGCATTGTTGAATGAGTGCTATAGCCAAGTGGCTGGCTGTACCAACTAATAGCCAGATAATAATGGGTAGACCTTGTATGGGACCACCTTCTACTGCAAAATGCTATAGGGCAGGGCAACATACAAGCATAGTATGGCATAAAAGTGAACAGACCCTTGAAAAGATATGCTTTTAGCAGTTCTGTATTGACTAGAtctgcattaaaatgacatttatagaAAATGTCTGCATTGAGCAGTACTGTATTGAAAAGATACAGCTACTGAACCTTTTTTTGTTGAACATTTCTATAATGAACAGATCTGTTTTGGAGAGATATGCATTGAACTAAACTGTATTGAATAGAGCTGCTTTAAACTGATAAATGTGCAGTACTGCATTGAGCCTTTTTTCATTGGAAAGAACTGTATTATGCTGAGGATTTCTGTACTGCTGTAAGGTGGCAAtacttccctccctctccactccaGACGGCTCCCTGAGAGGGGTCAATTCGAGCGAGGGCGGGCCCTCACACAGCTGGCAGTACCTGGTGGTCGCCCTGGTGGCGGCCCTCTCCGTCTCCGCCCTGATCGTCCTGGCGGTGAAGTGCAAGCTCTTCCACCGCTACCTGGCCAGCTACCGGCACTCGCTGCTGTTCGAGGGCGACGCCAGCAGTCAGTGCTCCCGCACCGGCCTGGCGGTGTCCTTCCCGCAGCACAGCCTGGACGGGCGGGCCACCGGCGACACCCGGCCCAGCGAGCTGGAGGACGACGACGGCTTCATTGAGGACAACTACATCCAGGccagcgagagggagagggccgagagggaggcagaggaccTGGGCCAGGACAGCGACGACGACGACGACATTCAGTTCACCATCGGCTAACGAGAGGAGGGGTTGGATAATAGTGAGGGAGGGGATATGGTGGCCCATCgtgatgtttgttttgtttttgtctgatggGGGATTGGGAAGACAGAACGAAAGAATGGATAGGGTGGGCcaatgtgttgttgttttttactgATGAGGGATTGGGTGGGTTAACAAAATGAGGGATTGGACAGATTAACACCAAGAGGGATTGGGTATGTGTTGCCAAAATGAGGGATTGGATAGGGCGGGCCATcgttctgtttgttttttttttttctgattaggGATTTTCTACAGTGGGGCATTGTGACATTCACTTAGTTGTTTTTTAATCCCAGAAATTATTTGTTTACAATGACTGTATGCATATGATATGCACAGTTCAACACTGGTGGcgttatttttgtaaataattacaCAGATATGAAACAAATTTATGTCAGTTAAGCCTGTTTCACTCATTTTAAGAACTGTTTtgtaaaacagaattttcacgATTGAAAAGTTCCCAATCAATCTGAATGAATAGatgtataaattattttctaTCTATTTATCACACCTTTCATTTTGTTACTGAACAGATTCAAGTGTATATTCTTATATTATTGCGCAATTAAGATGCAGACCTTGTGTGGCAATTGTAAAATGGACCAAGCTATATTTTCACTCCATTTATGTAAAGCAGGAATGAACGTTTTTGACTTCATG from Megalops cyprinoides isolate fMegCyp1 chromosome 20, fMegCyp1.pri, whole genome shotgun sequence encodes:
- the LOC118796065 gene encoding leucine-rich repeat-containing protein 19-like; protein product: MGSLGLILGVVMCLWGLAAGSVPQIVGPCVISAREPSFNCSQRKLTKIPVEIWPNVTVLDLSQNPLNLSRAETLRDLRRFSHLALLNLSGSYLPLLETDGLSNLPLLRVLDLSRCQLEAVKSDAFRNLPKLETLLLGNNRLRDPLSSALRDLTSLSFLDLRGNVQLKDAPPAWLKGVRTVLWPGGRHSLVPSEGVTSFHRKLLMEEESTTAGNNRFLYCCKVAILPSLSTPDGSLRGVNSSEGGPSHSWQYLVVALVAALSVSALIVLAVKCKLFHRYLASYRHSLLFEGDASSQCSRTGLAVSFPQHSLDGRATGDTRPSELEDDDGFIEDNYIQASERERAEREAEDLGQDSDDDDDIQFTIG